One genomic segment of Aquipluma nitroreducens includes these proteins:
- a CDS encoding phosphoglycerate kinase, with protein sequence MQTIETYDFAGKKALIRVDFNVPLDENFVITDDTRMRAAVQTINKVIAEGGSPIIMSHFGRPKDGPNPKYSMCHLVSHLSELLGREVKMAPDCIGAEVQAMAKALKPREVLLLENLRFHKEEEKGDEGFAEQLAANGDCWINDAFGTAHRAHASTAVIAKFFPNDKMFGYLIESEVASLDKVLKNPQRPLTAIMGGAKVSSKITIIENLLDKVDNLILGGGMTYTFVKAHGGEVGNSICELEYLDTALAIEKKAAEKGVKIYMATDVVAADAFSADANTKVTEANAIPEGWMGLDAGPNSIAMFKEVIENSGTILWNGPVGVFEMEKFAVGSIAVGEAIVKATAKGAFSLVGGGDSVSCVNQFGFADGVSYISTAGGALLEYLEGQVLPGVAAVRGE encoded by the coding sequence ATGCAAACTATTGAAACTTATGATTTCGCCGGAAAGAAAGCACTGATTCGTGTTGATTTTAACGTGCCACTCGACGAAAATTTCGTGATTACCGACGACACACGCATGCGCGCAGCAGTACAAACCATTAACAAAGTAATTGCTGAGGGTGGATCACCTATTATCATGTCGCATTTCGGTCGCCCAAAAGACGGACCAAACCCCAAATACTCCATGTGCCACCTGGTTTCTCATTTGAGCGAACTCCTTGGCCGCGAAGTAAAAATGGCTCCTGATTGTATTGGAGCCGAAGTTCAGGCCATGGCCAAAGCTTTAAAACCTAGAGAAGTATTGCTACTCGAAAACCTTCGTTTCCACAAAGAAGAAGAAAAGGGCGACGAAGGTTTTGCAGAACAATTGGCTGCAAACGGCGATTGCTGGATTAACGACGCTTTTGGAACAGCTCACCGCGCACATGCTTCAACTGCTGTAATTGCTAAATTCTTCCCGAACGATAAAATGTTTGGTTACCTCATCGAAAGCGAAGTTGCCAGTTTGGATAAAGTATTGAAAAACCCACAGCGTCCGTTGACTGCCATTATGGGTGGCGCTAAAGTTTCGTCAAAAATTACCATCATCGAAAACCTGCTCGACAAAGTTGACAACCTGATTTTGGGCGGTGGAATGACTTATACTTTTGTAAAAGCTCACGGCGGCGAAGTTGGCAACTCGATTTGCGAATTGGAATACCTTGATACTGCTTTGGCTATTGAGAAAAAAGCTGCAGAAAAAGGAGTAAAAATTTATATGGCTACTGATGTTGTTGCTGCTGATGCGTTTTCCGCTGATGCGAATACAAAAGTTACTGAAGCCAATGCAATTCCTGAAGGATGGATGGGATTGGATGCAGGTCCAAACAGCATTGCCATGTTTAAAGAAGTGATTGAAAATTCGGGAACAATCCTTTGGAATGGTCCGGTTGGCGTTTTCGAAATGGAAAAATTTGCTGTTGGCTCTATTGCTGTTGGTGAAGCCATTGTAAAAGCAACTGCAAAAGGCGCTTTCTCATTAGTTGGCGGTGGTGATTCTGTTTCGTGTGTAAACCAATTTGGTTTTGCCGATGGAGTTTCGTACATCTCAACCGCTGGCGGTGCATTACTTGAATACCTTGAAGGGCAAGTACTTCCTGGCGTTGCAGCGGTAAGAGGCGAATAA
- a CDS encoding DNA polymerase III subunit yields MFFKEVIGQSAIKQRLIQSVNEERVSHAQLFAGPPGSGKLALAIAYAQFVACTNRQADDSCGECPSCKKYKKLIHPDLHFVFPVIKTPKFKEPVSDNFLEEWRIMIAKNPYFNSDQWFEFIGVENAQGLIYSHQSEEIIRKLNLKSYESEYKVMIIWLPEKMHVACANKLLKMIEEPPVKTLFVLITENEEDIISTIRSRCQLIIIPPIDSVSIEKAISALPEAVGFDLRNIVHLSKGNYGKAIELLEPDEQTLFNLERFKELMRYSYGRKFADLFKWVDQVANVGREKQKSLLNYFLIILRENFVYNLKNSNLTFMSDQEEEFSKRFSPFINERNIIELTEVFETAFAHIGMNGNPRIIFTDVAFKITKLIRK; encoded by the coding sequence ATGTTTTTTAAAGAAGTTATCGGACAAAGCGCCATCAAACAACGACTAATTCAGTCGGTTAACGAAGAACGAGTAAGCCATGCCCAGCTGTTTGCAGGTCCTCCCGGAAGCGGAAAACTGGCACTCGCCATTGCATACGCTCAATTTGTGGCCTGCACCAACCGGCAGGCCGACGATTCATGTGGTGAATGTCCGTCGTGCAAAAAGTACAAAAAGCTGATTCATCCCGATCTTCATTTTGTATTTCCGGTGATAAAAACGCCCAAATTTAAGGAGCCTGTTTCTGATAATTTTCTGGAAGAATGGCGGATCATGATCGCCAAAAATCCATATTTCAACAGCGACCAGTGGTTCGAATTTATTGGCGTTGAAAATGCCCAGGGCTTGATTTATTCGCATCAAAGCGAAGAAATTATCAGGAAGCTCAACCTTAAATCGTACGAATCGGAATACAAGGTGATGATAATCTGGCTTCCGGAGAAAATGCACGTAGCCTGCGCCAACAAGCTGCTGAAAATGATCGAAGAACCGCCCGTAAAAACGTTGTTTGTCCTGATTACCGAAAACGAAGAAGACATTATCAGCACCATCCGGTCGCGATGCCAGCTCATTATCATACCTCCAATCGATTCGGTTTCGATTGAAAAAGCCATAAGTGCTTTGCCTGAAGCTGTAGGTTTTGATCTTCGAAATATCGTTCACCTGTCGAAGGGAAACTATGGTAAAGCCATTGAATTGCTTGAGCCTGACGAACAAACTCTTTTTAACCTCGAACGATTTAAAGAATTAATGCGTTATTCCTACGGAAGAAAATTCGCCGACCTGTTTAAATGGGTTGATCAGGTGGCAAATGTTGGTCGCGAGAAGCAAAAAAGCTTGCTGAACTATTTTCTGATTATACTTCGCGAGAACTTCGTTTATAATCTGAAAAACAGCAATCTGACCTTCATGAGCGATCAGGAAGAAGAGTTTTCGAAGCGATTTTCGCCTTTCATCAACGAGCGAAACATTATTGAACTAACAGAGGTTTTCGAAACCGCTTTTGCCCACATTGGAATGAACGGAAATCCAAGAATCATATTTACTGACGTGGCGTTTAAAATTACCAAACTCATCAGGAAATAG
- a CDS encoding PSP1 domain-containing protein produces the protein MDDLNFVDRGCCNGRGGTCSKLNVYDWLDDVINIANPTDLVEVRFKNTRKDFFRNVNNLKLDPGDLVAVEANPGHDIGIVTVTGDLVLEQMKKHKVTLINGEIRKIYRKAKPADIDKWKEAIACEQQTMIRSRQIANELNLAMKIGDVEYQGDKTKAIFYYLADDRVDFRQLIKVFADTFRIRIEMKQIGARQEAGRIGGIGPCGREICCASWITNFVSVNTNSARYQDISLNPQKLAGQCGKLKCCLNFEVDTYIDAQKDFPSSNVQLQTENGTYQYFKADIFKQIYLYSKVGDKTGNLIEVPVSRVKEIIRSNQKGQVVARLIHESEIKPVVEKLGFEDGSNHDSLTRFDDPKRSENKKRGNNRRRKFKPKS, from the coding sequence ATGGATGATCTCAATTTTGTTGATCGCGGATGCTGCAATGGGCGCGGGGGAACTTGTTCTAAACTGAACGTTTACGATTGGTTGGACGACGTGATCAACATTGCGAATCCGACAGATTTGGTCGAGGTCAGATTTAAGAATACCCGAAAGGATTTTTTTCGCAATGTAAATAACCTGAAATTGGATCCGGGCGATTTGGTTGCCGTTGAAGCCAATCCTGGTCACGATATCGGAATTGTTACGGTAACCGGCGATTTGGTGCTTGAGCAAATGAAAAAGCACAAAGTAACCCTGATCAATGGTGAAATCCGTAAAATATACCGAAAAGCAAAACCTGCAGACATTGACAAATGGAAGGAAGCAATTGCTTGCGAACAACAAACCATGATACGTTCGCGCCAGATTGCCAACGAGCTAAACCTGGCCATGAAAATTGGCGATGTGGAATATCAAGGCGATAAAACAAAAGCCATTTTCTATTATTTGGCCGACGATCGTGTTGATTTTCGCCAACTGATCAAAGTTTTTGCTGACACTTTCCGGATCAGAATAGAAATGAAGCAAATTGGGGCAAGGCAGGAGGCTGGCCGTATCGGAGGAATTGGTCCTTGCGGACGCGAAATTTGCTGCGCGTCGTGGATCACTAATTTTGTGTCGGTAAATACGAATTCAGCCCGGTATCAGGATATTTCGCTGAACCCGCAAAAATTGGCCGGACAATGTGGCAAACTGAAATGCTGCCTCAACTTCGAAGTGGATACCTACATCGATGCGCAGAAAGATTTTCCGTCATCAAATGTTCAGCTCCAAACTGAAAATGGAACCTACCAATATTTCAAAGCCGATATTTTTAAACAAATATACCTGTACTCCAAAGTGGGCGATAAAACAGGAAATCTGATAGAAGTTCCGGTTAGTCGGGTGAAAGAAATTATCCGGTCGAACCAGAAAGGTCAAGTTGTAGCAAGGCTAATTCATGAATCAGAGATTAAGCCTGTTGTCGAAAAATTAGGTTTCGAAGATGGTTCGAACCACGATTCGCTAACTCGTTTTGACGACCCGAAACGTTCTGAAAACAAAAAAAGAGGCAACAATCGCCGCAGAAAATTCAAACCCAAATCATGA
- a CDS encoding gliding motility lipoprotein GldH, which yields MRQFFILIFAITLITGLISCDRKKVFEAYHRIDEKGWNKDSVIVFKVHLTDTIKNNNLFVNIRNKGTYAYSNIYLFMTIGSPDGVMRTDTVEFTLADPSGKWRGSGIGGLHDSQIPYKSSVYFPHKGEYTFMIKQGMRDNVLQGIRDVGFRIEKTY from the coding sequence ATGAGACAATTTTTTATACTAATTTTTGCCATAACCCTTATTACAGGCCTCATTTCGTGTGACCGAAAGAAGGTTTTTGAAGCCTATCACCGAATTGACGAAAAAGGTTGGAACAAGGATTCGGTTATTGTTTTTAAGGTTCATTTAACCGACACCATCAAAAACAACAACCTGTTTGTGAACATTCGCAACAAAGGAACTTACGCGTATAGTAACATTTATCTTTTTATGACTATTGGCTCTCCCGATGGAGTTATGAGGACAGATACTGTTGAGTTTACCCTGGCAGATCCCTCTGGCAAATGGCGGGGAAGCGGAATTGGAGGCCTGCACGACAGCCAGATTCCATACAAAAGCAGTGTTTACTTTCCGCATAAAGGAGAATACACATTCATGATCAAACAGGGAATGCGCGATAACGTGTTACAAGGAATTCGCGATGTCGGTTTCCGTATAGAAAAAACTTATTAG